The following coding sequences lie in one Vicia villosa cultivar HV-30 ecotype Madison, WI unplaced genomic scaffold, Vvil1.0 ctg.000858F_1_1, whole genome shotgun sequence genomic window:
- the LOC131631725 gene encoding phosphoglycerate kinase, cytosolic: protein MATKRSVGTLKEADLKGKRVFVRVDLNVPLDDNLKITDDTRIRAAVPTIKYLTGYGAKVILSSHLGRPKGVTPKYSLKPLVPRLSELLGTEVKIAEDSIGEEVEKLVAQIPEGGVLLLENVRFHKEEEKNDPEFAKKLASLADLYVNDAFGTAHRAHASTEGVAKYLKPSVAGFLMQKELDYLVGAVSNPKKPFAAIVGGSKVSSKIGVIESLLEKVDILLLGGGMVFTFYKAQGLSVGTSLVEEDKLDLATSLLEKAKAKGVSLLLPTDVVIADKFSADANAKTVPASSIPDGWMGLDIGPDSIKTFNEALDKSQTVIWNGPMGVFEFDKFAAGTEAIAKKLAEISGKGVTTIIGGGDSVAAVEKAGLADKMSHISTGGGASLELLEGKPLPGVLALDDA from the exons GGCGACAAAGAGAAGCGTTGGAACATTGAAGGAAGCTGATTTGAAAGGAAAGAGGGTTTTCGTTAGGGTTGATCTGAATGTTCCTTTGGATGATAACTTGAAAATCACTGATGATACCAGAATCCGTGCTGCTGTCCCTACTATCAAGTACCTGACTGGTTATGGCGCTAAAGTCATCCTCTCTTCCCATCTG GGACGTCCAAAGGGTGTAACACCTAAGTACAGTTTGAAGCCTCTTGTACCAAGGTTGTCTGAACTTCTTGGAACAGAG GTTAAGATTGCTGAGGACAGTATTGGAGAGGAAGTTGAGAAGTTGGTTGCACAAATTCCAGAAGGTGGTGTTTTGCTTTTGGAGAATGTGAGGTTCCACAAGGAAGAAGAGAAGAATGATCCCGAGTTTGCTAAGAAGTTGGCTTCACTTGCTGATCTTTATGTGAATGATGCATTTGGCACTGCCCATCGTGCTCATGCTTCTACAGAAGGTGTTGCTAAATACTTGAAGCCCTCTGTTGCAGGATTCCTTATGCAGAAG GAGCTTGATTATCTAGTTGGAGCTGTGTCAAACCCCAAGAAACCGTTTGCTGCCATTGTTGGTGGTTCAAAGGTGTCTTCCAAAATTGGAGTTATTGAGTCCTTGTTGGAGAAGGTTGACATTCTCTTGCTTGGTGGAGGAATGGTTTTTACCTTTTACAAAGCTCAGGGTCTTTCAGTTGGGACCTCTCTTGTGGAGGAAGACAAGCTTGATCTTGCAACTTCACTTCTTGAGAAAGCCAAGGCTAAAGGAGTTTCCCTTTTGCTTCCAACCGATGTGGTTATTGCTGACAAGTTTTCTGCTGATGCTAACGCAAAG ACTGTACCAGCATCAAGTATCCCTGATGGATGGATGGGATTGGATATTGGACCTGATTCTATCAAAACATTTAACGAAGCTTTGGACAAGAGTCAAACCGTCATTTGGAATGGACCAATGGGTGTGTTTGAGTTTGATAAATTTGCAGCTGGAACAGAG GCCATAGCCAAGAAACTGGCAGAAATAAGTGGCAAAGGAGTAACAACCATCATTGGAGGAGGTGACTCTGTAGCCGCTGTGGAGAAGGCTGGACTAGCAGACAAGATGAGCCACATCTCTACCGGCGGAGGTGCCAGCTTAGAGCTTCTTGAGGGAAAGCCACTACCTGGAGTCCTTGCTCTTGATGATGCTTAA